From the Hemitrygon akajei chromosome 24, sHemAka1.3, whole genome shotgun sequence genome, the window CACGGTGTGCGCCCCTGCGCAGatcactcttcccccccccccccaccccacacacacacaccctacttCTGCAGCCCAGAATACACAGGgcaaccagcctccctccccccctccagCACACGCGCAGCCTATACAGATTTAACGTCCCATTTCTCCccccattctgttattgtttcctCAATGTGCTGACGTGATAGTAATCTATTTCAAGGTATGCAAGATTTCTACTGTACACGGGTACCTCTATTTATTTATAGAGATACGCACAGAACACGTACTTCCGGCCTTTTGAACCACTCTGTCccgcaacccccgatttaaccctagcctaatcatggggcaacttacaatgaccgattaacctaccaaccggcacgtctttggactgtgggaggaaattggagcaccgggaggaaacccattCGTTCACCGGGAGAACGCACAATGAAATCAGTGGGACTGACCGACCCTGGTAATGGTGCCTGTGCACCCACCCCTGGCCCCTCCCAACACAGACAGCTGCTTACCCGGTGGTCAACACTGACAGCGAACAGGGGCTTCGTGGCTGTGTAGTCCTCTTTGTTCCTCTGAGccttttgggggtgggggggggggagagagttcaagtttattgtcattcaccgtgtatacagctaaacagaGCAATATCCCcccagaccaaggtgcaccacacaAACGCACAACACAAAgtgatattaccacaaataaattaacaaatagcaATCATTCCAAAACAATAAAATCTATTTCAGACGATTGACATTTAGCGCAAGGTGCGTTTACGTCACAAGTTAAGAAGTAAACGGTGTAAAGCTACTGGCGCTTCTCACGTGATGAGGCCTGGGAGatagcagggagttcagtcgtctCACGGCCTttggggagaagctgtttcccatcctaacagtccttgatGCTAtggtgcctcctgcctgatggtacggGGGCTAAACAGATTGTTGGACGGATGgaagggatcactgacaatgctgcGGTGCGCACTGCACTGATGAATATCTCGGATGGGTGGGACAGAGACCCTGACGATCTTCCCAGCAGTGCTTACAATCGTTTGTAGGCTCTtgcggtcagatgccttgcaattccagTATTAGACGGTGATGCAGAGAGGGAATTAGGAAATGGTGGGGTGTGGATttgagaacagggactgggggCAGAAATGAGGAAACAGGGTGTTCAGCGGTATTCATCGATGTCAGGTCAATGACCGCGGCCCCTCCCCGCATCTCTCAGGCGCCTACCTCACTCACGATTTAAAGATTCAACACGGTTATTAGGCCTTTCGGCCTAATACAGTCAAAACTTTGTTCATGCTCTGCAGCGAGATTAAGTTGCAGCTCTTGCTTCAAAAGAGCCAACAGTCCACGTTGACCATTCACCACCCCCTTATAATCTCCCCCCCTCGACTTCCCCAACGCCCTCAACCTTGCGCCAACCCGTTACACccaagggggaggggggtggaaaTCCATCCCACCCGCGTCACTCACTTTCCTCAGGGCGCTGTAGGACTCCTCGTCGAAGAACTTCACCTCGTACGTCCCGGACCTGGCCAGCTTGTGCTCTGCGCTCCAGGAGACCTgcggggaggagggaggaggcgCTCATAACATATAGGCGCTCGTCACTGCCTCTACTTATTCAGGAGGCCAAAGATATTATTTTTTAAactattattcctttctttttgtatctgcagTTCGTTTTTTTCAGCACCCTGCtggaacgcccaagttggtgcagtcttttattgattctattacggttattattctattttggatttactgagtatgcccgcaagaaaatgaatctcagggttgtatacggtgcaACATATGTGCTTTTATAatggatttactttgaacttcaaaattcAGCATGCCTGCGTCACAGCTCCCACTGACGCACCACGGGAAGCACCTTATCTGGATGGATCGCGGCTCGGCACGGTAACCGCTCCGTCCGAGACCGCGAGGAACCGCGGAGAgtcgtggacacagctcagcacatcgcggaaaccagcctcccctccgcgGACTCCGCCCCAGTAGAGCAGCCAGCAGGATCAAAGATCCCCGCCCCCCctcggacattctctcttctaccccgtcccatcgggcaggagacacaaaagcctgaaagaacgtccaaccaggctcagggacagcttcaaCCCCGCTGTTGTCAgactggactcttgacctcacgatCAACCTCGTTACGGTCTTGCACCTTATCAttaacctgcactgcactctctctgtgactgtgccactctattcttcattctgttattgttttaccacgTTCTATCTCAATGCTCCGTGTAATGATCGGAtccgcaagacaagcttttctccCTGTACctcggcaggaggtacagaagcctaacgACACACAccgtcaccaggttcaggaacagcgacGTCCCTTCAACCGTGCAGATTTTCCAATCAACCGGCACAAACTTAACCTCCACCTCAGGATAACAACAGTAGAGTATAttcacctgccccatcactgaactgttccaacaacctatagactcttcatctcatcttctcaaaatgtattgcttatttattatattttccctttgtatttgcacagtttgttgttgctTGCACATTGGCCGTTAGTTGAGGCTTTCGCTGGTTCTATCGTGGGTCTAgggtttactgagtatgcccacaaggaaaccaATATATGGTGCCACatataaactttgaactttgtacaacGGTGGTCTTTGATTTTGTTACACTGTGGATGTTTATTTCATGTTAGAACCGTATGAttcatgtttttcttgtgaatgttgtgtctctGACGCTGCGTGCTGAGAGATTTTCATTGCGGATGACTGTACCTCAGACTTTCTTGACTCTTTGCCTTTTCTAGactggggggggggtcactgCACTGGTGGACACTAGGACCCAGGGATGACCATTAGTCACAGAAACAGACTACTGATTCTATGAATTCAGCccactgaatctgctccaccattccaccatggctgatttacttccccgcttaatcccattctcctgcctttttctcCCCATAAATGTTTACACACTAACTAATCAGGAATCGatcaacctgtgctttaaatatacacaatggctTGGCGTCCACAGCCATCGATGGTAACAAATTACAAAGATTCACCGTCCTCTGGCTGCAGagattctttctcatctctgttctaaagggacgtcctggtattctgaggctgtgccctgtttcTAGCCTCCCCCACTTTAGAAACCATCCTCtcttcatccactctatcttggcctttcaatatttggtaggtttcagtgagatccctcctgccctcaatcttctaaactccagtgagaacaggagGCCCAGGGCCAAAGAGTCCTCATGTTAGCCCTATCATTCCCATGATCATTCTTGTAAAACTCTGCTGGCCCATCTCCAACATCAGAACATCCTTTATTAGATTAGGGGGCCCAAATCTGCTAACAATAATCCAAATTTGGTCTGCCTTGCAAGACCTTACATCCTTACCTTTATAtactcgtcctcttgaaatgaatgctaacattgcatttgccttcctcgccacagactcaacctgcaaattaacctttaggggaccctgcactaggactcccaagtccctctgcaagtCGGATTTTTGAAATCACCCTCGATTTAGAAAATAGaccacgcctttattccttcttccaaagtgcgtgaccacacacttccaaacattgtattccatctgccactctttgcccattctcctaatctgtccaagtccttcttcagacttcctgcttcctcaacaccgtCTGTTCCACCTTTATATTGCCCGCAAACtcggccacaaagtcatcaattaaatcatccaaatcactgacatgtaACGTGGGAAAAAAGTGGTTCCTACACTGACAGCTGAGGTACAGCACTGGTCACCggagccaatcagaaaaagccccctttagTCCCTCTCTTTGtcccctgccaatcagccaatgctccatctaCACTaatatcttattaagcagcctcatgtgcagcaccttgtcaagagccttctaaaaatccaagtaaacaacatctactgactctcctttgactctcctgcctgctatttcctcaaagaattccagcagatggtcctttgaagataaaattataaagcaattggggaaagtaaaaataaatattaaaattattttgaactccatggagcatgtggggatcctccgatatccaggcaatcttgctcttctttatttctttttttttctttctttagacaagggttaagggggggagggttaatattattttttctctttctattttatcattacatttattctttgtaattttctaaaaaaatcaatcaataaatatatatataaataaataaaccaaaaaaaaaaaaattccagcagatttgtcaggcaagatttcgccTGAAGGAAACCACACTGATCTCAGcttcctcagaatcagaattattatcaccggtgtgtgtcgtgaaatttgttaacttagcagcagcagttcaatgcaatacataatctagcagagaaaataataataaataaataacagtatacgcatattgaatagattaaaaattatgcaaaaacagaaatgtatattaaaaaatatagtgatcatgggttcaatgtccatttacgaatcggatggcagaggggaagaattgctgagtgtgtgccgtcaAGCTTCTGATGAAAAAGGgtgctggggatccttaatgatggatgctgcctttctgagacactgctccttgaagatgtcctgggtgctttgtgggctagtgcccaagatggagctgactagatttccaaccctctgcagcttctttcagtcctgtgtagtagctccatcgccgcccccccccccccaaatatcagacagtgatgcagcctgtcagaatgctctccacagtacaactatagaagtttttacatgtatttgttgacatgccaaatctcttcaaactcataatgaagtatagacactgtcttgccttctttataactgcatcgatatgttgggtccagtttaggtcctcaaagatcttgacacccaggaatttgaagctgctcactctctccacttctgatccctctatgaggattggtatgtgttacttcatcctttccttcctgaagttcacaatcagctctttcatcttacagagactgagtgccaggttgttgctgcgacattactccactagttggcatatctcactcctgtatgccctcttgtcaccatctgagattctaccaacaatggttgtattgttagcaaatttaaagatggtatttgagctctgcctagccacacagtcatgggtaaagagagaatagagcagtgagctaaccACGCACCCCTgagatgcgccagtgttgatcgtcagcatgGAGGATATATtaccaccaatccacacagattgtggtcttctggttaggaagtcgaggatccagttgcagagggaggaacagaggcccaggttctgaaacttctcaatgaggattgtgggaatgatgttcCTGACATAACACCAAACAACAGGGAGGTGAGGTGCTCCGTCAGGGGGCCAGTGCACTCATCCTCCCCCGCACCACCCCACATACCTGGTAGCGTCCCACGTCTTGCCCTCGGGTGACGGGAAACTGCTTGCCGTCAACGTCTGCGTAGAGTGCAACGTTCTGAAGGAAACAGTGACATAGGGAAGGGCAAGTTAAAGCAACACGATAGTATGGGGGAGTCAGGGACGAGGGGACAGAGGGACTctgaggactgacacagggttgtggggagagagtggggcagtgggattagtttggggactgacacagggctgtggggagagagtggggcagtgggattaatttggggactgacacaggactgtggggagaaagtggggcAGTGGAATTATTTTGTGGTctgactgggctgtggggagagagtcagacagtgggattaatttggggtctgacacaggactgtaGGGACAGAGTGgggcagtgagattagtttggggacagacacagggctgtgtggagacagtggggcagtgggattagtttggggacagacacagggctgtgtggagacagtggggcagtgggattagtttggggacagacacagggcagTGGGAAGGGAGCGAGGTACTAGGATTAGTTCGGGGTCTGTCATACCATGAACTCTGATCACTTTCCCATACTCACCTGTGCACCATTTTTGCAGGTGAGGGAGATTTCGACGATGAAGACAGTTTCGGATGAGATGACCGCATCCGACGTCGTGTAATAAGACGGGACAATCGAGGGCTCAGTGCATGTCTCCGCTGTGGACAAGGAGACCAGCATTAGCACCAGAACAGCCACTCTGCGTGGAACTAGACGCAGAACCCAGAGGAGTGGAGTCTGCCCCTGGGCTGGACCACACAACCTGCTATGGGAATCAAAAGAACCCCTTTTATAAATTGTATTTTACTCTCCCTAATTTCTTTACAACTCTCaatcacaagagatcctgcaaacacacaaaatgctgcaggaactcagcaggtcaggcagcatctatggagatgaataaacagtcaacgtgtcaagccgagacccttcatctggactggaaaggaaggggatagaaggtgggaggaagggtGTTGGAGTGGAACAAGCTGGTAAGTGAGACCGATTGAGTGGGCGGTGTTGGGGAGGGGTACGATGTGAGATACTGCCagatgattggtggaagaggctgaaggaggagggcaccagagggaggtgacggaCAGGCAAGAGGAATCAACCTACATGTTATACAACATGGGTGATCGTGGTTTTGTCCGTAATTGTTCTTgggaaatttttccacagaagtgctTTCCcgttgccgccttctgggcagtgtctttacaggaagGGTGATCCcggccattatcgatactctctCTTCAGAgatggcgtcagtggtcacatcaccaggacttgcgatgtgcaccagctgctcacacgaccctCTACCTGATCAGGGGGGCTAATCAGGTGCtacgccttgcccaagggtgacctgtagactagcggagggaaggagtgccttacacctcctttggtagggataCATCCGCACCCCACCACCCGGTGAGATGAACGGGGAAGGGAAAAAGAGCGAAGGTTGAAGAAATCAGTGTTCaagccgtcaggttggaggctactcggaTGGAACGTGAGACTTTGAAAATCTCACTGAAGACGTTGGTGCTAATAAACCTGACCGTGAAGATATCCCGCTGATGCCCTACTCCACcggcctgagagtggcctcacccTGCGAGCAGCCGGGGCCCTGGACagacacgtcagaatgggaatgggggtgGGAATTCAAACGGAACTGGGTGGCCGCCGGAAGATTCTGCAAGATGGAGCGAAGGTACCACCGATGCAGGGGATCAGGTGGgtgccccaccccccccccccggagcaaCTTGCAAACGAAGTGTTACCACACCAGGAAGGACCATtcgggaccctgaatggtggtgaaggggCGGGTGCAGCTGGGGTAGGTGCCCAATGGCAATAACGCTTGGCCCTCGGAGGAAGGCATTGTACAAGACGGCGACAGctgtataaaatgctggaggagaccGCACTCAGTGTACTGCATATAGTTTTGGTTCCCCTGTTGTGGCGGTGTGGAGCgacatctccaccaaaggaggcgTGAGGCGCTCCTCCTCTCCgctagcctgcgggtcacccATTGGCAAGGTGTTGCTGCCGGGCAACCctgcggggtggggggaggatcTTTACAAAACGGTGGATGGGGGCTCAGGAAAACCCCACAAGCCCCCTCAGCACCCAAGCAGGAACAGACCGTGCACTGGCGTAAATGCCCCCCAACTTCAAGCCCAGTTGGCAGCCGGGCGCTCTCCTGTATTTACACGTCGATCATGCCAGCTTCAACCCCTACCCAAACACTTCAAGCCCATCAAAGGGCATTCCCACAATTTCCCCTTACACGCAGGGAGGCCAAATGGCACCATCTCTGAATAAGCATCCctgttcctcccccctccccccactgaagTGGCATGACTGCActcagcaagatcccacaaattATAGATGACCGCCCCTACTTCGGACCTCAGTTGACCGCCTGGTACTCTGGTACTCCGGCGCCTGTACCCTGGGCACAGCATGATCCCACTAAATCCCTCCAAAACAAGCAGCAGCACATCGGTAAACGCTCGGATCTCTGGCCCCAACTGACGCTGAACTCCACTGCCCCTGctcacacagcaagatcccacaaaccCCACCATCGTCTCACCACCAACACCGGCAGGATCGCAGCGGTCCTCCTTTGGATCAACCGGCCAAGCCCCGCACTTGCATttacccagcacctccctcctcccAACCCCCAGATCCAAGTGGGAATGCAGAGCGAGATCCCAGCCCTAAGGACACGTCACCCAGGGACGGGGACGACGGCAAGGTGGGATCTTGGCACTTCCCGCCCCAGGGCCAGGTCTCCCCTCCCGCCCCTAGCTGCAGGTGACCTCGCTCACCGGCACACAGGCAGGCGACAGCCGCTACGAGGACCGCCAGCACCGAGACTCGCCGCCGCCACCACTCCATCGCTCCGTTTCCGTCCTGTTCCCGCGGCACCACGGGAAGAAGGGCGAGAAGAGCACCATGGGATAGCCGGCGGTCCTCCCATGCCGGGTGGGAGGACCCGGACCGCAGCACCCGCTGACAGCTCCAGCGCCCCCTATCGTCCGGGACGATCAGACTGACGCATGCGTGACAACCAGCTCCCACTCAAACCAACTGGCACATGCGCATGTCTCCCTCTATTCTCCAGGTTGGAGGAGTGACTTCATATTCGGTGtgaacgttgatttctctaaATCCTGTTAATATCACTCCTCTTCCCTCCTTCTCAGCTGCAGAACGtggtaaactcagtcagctccccAGCATGGAGGGCATCTTACAGGAACGATGTCACAAAAAGGCGGCGcccatcattgaggacctccTTCGCCCAAGACCTGCCCtccattgctaccgtcaggagggaggtacaggagcctgaagacacacactcaacgcttcaggaacagtttcttcccctctgccatcagggaggaggtacaggagcctgaagacacacactcaacgattcaggaacagtttcttcccctctgctatcagatttctgaatggacaatgaacatagaaaataggtgcaggagtaggccattcagtatgctgatcatccaactcaaccCATGTACGCTACTTAACTACTTCTTTGCGCGACTGATTTAACATAAATTAGAGATTTGTTACTCtatttcacagtttttattattatgtactgctgccacaaaacaataagttCACGACACATACCAGTGAtcttaaaactgattctgatcttaattttccattcaagatccaagattgtttaatgccatttcccgTACACAACTGTAATGGAGAACGAAATAATCGTTACTCCGGATCCTATGCAGCACAATGAGATAAAGCACATCACAATAATAAAGGTAGATAGACAGattctttattgatcccaaaggaaattacagtgtcacagtagcacagatacacaaatattGGAAGATAATTaaacataataaaaaataagttatgtCAAACAGTCATCACTTTCCCagctgtaggttgactcattatagagcccaaTAGCCgagagtaagaatgacctcatctaGCAGTCTtaggagcagcgcagttgtcttagtctattactggaAGTGCTCCTGTTCAGCCAAAGTAGCATGCaatgggtgagaaacattgtccaggatGGCCAGGactttctgtagggtcctttgttctaccacagcctccagtgtgtccagtttgactcctataacagagccagccttttgaatcagtttattgagcctattggcatcacccgtgttgatgccattaccccagcacaccaccgcatagaagattgtactggtgacaacagactggtagaacacgtgaaggagaggcctgcacactccagagggcctcagtctcctcaggaagtagaggcgactctggccctccttgtacacagcctctgtgtcggTGCTCCACTcatcatccaggtgcacccctgggtcctcaccaccaatagtaacagggagcaatacagtgcaaaaatatcaCAATCAATATAAAGATATAGGACGGTTTATCTACATACATTGATTGGCCAACTATTCAGTGACGCCGGGCacaggtgactgatgggaaatgtagtggtggttgggggtgtggactggtgggttagtggatgggggttagtgtcctgatgaagggtctcggcccgaaacgtcgacagtgcttctccctatagatgctgcctggcctgctgcgttccaccggcattttgtgtgtgttgtttgaatttccagcatctgcagatttcctcgtgtttagagACTGGAGGTGTTGCTCAGCCTTGGGGCAAATAACTTGtacttgagtctggtggtcctggcatggatgctacgtagcctcctccctggtgggagtgggacaaacagtccgtgagcagggtgggtgggatcctccatgatgttactggccctttcccggcacctttctgtacgtATGTCATTGATGGCGGGCAGGCTGGACAGCTTTGACTGGCCGTTGTAGACCcttcctgtctgccgcagtgAGGTGATGCCTCTTGTCAGGATGTAGAAGGACACGAGGATAGACGTGCGTAGTCCAGCTCTCTCCAGCCTCCCCAGGAAGCAGGGGCATTGGGGACCTTccctgattgtgtaggatgtgttctgggaccgtgAGAGGTTGTGCGAGACAGGAGGTTAGTGCAAAGGCTGCGACTGGGGCAAATTGTCCGGAAGTCGATAACCGTCTCCTTTGTCTTGGTGGCATTGAGGAGGGCCTCGAGCCCTCCCACCTCCTCTCCGCGGGCCGCCTTATCGTAGTTGGCGATGAGGCACCACCTCTGCCGCGCCATCGGTGAACTCCACAACGTGATTACTCACGTGTGTGCCCATGCAGCCGTGTGTGGGCAGAGAGTGCGGCTAATAGCCCCaggcacacaaccctggggtggggggggggggtgggaggggttgTGTATCCTGATTAACTGAGGTCTCTTCATTAGGAGGTCCagcacccagttgcacagtggcaTTCTAGACCGAGGAGTAGAAGATTGTTCACCAGAGGacgatagtgttgaatgccagactgaaattcagaagagcgttctggcataagtgtccttgttttcaagGTGTGTCggggccaggtgcatgacagacCCACATCCTGCTTCCTGCCTTACCCCTTCCCacttcctcacctgcccattgcctccctctgatgcctctcctccttcccttcctcccgcggtcccttctcctctcctatcaggttcccgtTTCTTCAGCCCATTTCCCTTTCCCGCCTCTCAATCCCTTACttcaacaccccctcccccacccatctacCACCCCCCTCACCTGGGCTGACCTATCACCTGACAGCTCATacgcctcccctcctccctgcccTCTCATTTCCGCTGCTGCCTCCTCGGCCTCCAGCCCTGAAAAAGGGGATcagcccgaaacaccgactgttgattccccacctgacctgctgagctcctccagcattttgtgtgtgtgtgtgtgtgtgtgtgtgtgtgtgtgtgtgtgtatgtgtgtgtgtgtgtctgtgtgtgtgcgtgtgtgtgtctctgtgtgtgtctgtgtgtgtttgtgtgtgtgtgtctgtgtgtgtgtgtgtgtttgtttgtgtgtgtgtgtctgtgtgtgtgtttgtgtgtgtgtgtgtgtgtgtgtgtgtgtttgtttgtgtgtgtgtgtttgtgtgtgtgtgtgcgtgtgtgtgtctctgtgtgtgcgtgtgtgtgtctctgtgtgtgtctgtgtgtgtgtgtatgtgtgtatgtgtgtgtgtctctgtgtgtgtctgtgtgtgtgtgtgtgtgtgtctgtgtgtgtgtgtatgtgtgtgtgtctctgtgtgtgtctgtgtgtgtgcgtgtgtgtgtctctctgtgcgtctgtgtgtgtgtgtgtgtgtatgtgtgtgtgtatgtgtgtgtgtgtgtgtgtgtatgtgtgtgtgagtgtgtgtgtatgtgtgtgtgtgagtgtgagtgtgtgtgtatgtgtgtgtgtgtgagtgtgtgtgtgtatgtgtgtgtgtgcgtgtgtgtgtctctgtgtgtctgtgagtgtgtgtgtgtatgtgtgtgtgtatgtgtgtgtgtgtgtgtgtctgtgtgtgtgtgtgtgtctgtgtgtgtgtatgtgtgtgtgtctgtgtgtgtgtgtgtgtgtgtgtgtgtttgtgtgtgtgtgtgtgtatgtgtgtgtgtgtgtgtgtctgtgtgtgtgtgtgtgtgtctgtgtgtgtgtatgtgtgtgtgtctgtgtgtgtgtgtgtgtgtgtgtgtgtgtgtttgtgtgtgtgtggtgctctggatttccagcatctccaggatCTCTCGTGTTTAGGTTATTTTTATCACTAAACAGATCTTCACAAACATCTCGTTTTAAAGCAGAAGATGGGGGTGGTAGCAAAGAGAGTGAAAAATACATTTTTAGCACATAATTCTGCAAGACTCGTAGGTTTAAAAGAGATCATTTTGTGCTTTAAAC encodes:
- the ssr4 gene encoding translocon-associated protein subunit delta gives rise to the protein MEWWRRRVSVLAVLVAAVACLCAAETCTEPSIVPSYYTTSDAVISSETVFIVEISLTCKNGAQNVALYADVDGKQFPVTRGQDVGRYQVSWSAEHKLARSGTYEVKFFDEESYSALRKAQRNKEDYTATKPLFAVSVDHRGAWNGPWVATEVVAAAIGLLVYYLAFSAKSNIQA